The Streptomyces sp. TLI_105 DNA segment CTCGACCGGTTCCCCGGTTTTCGGCAGCCGATAAGCCCGGTCCCCCAGGTCGTAGGTGACGGAAGCGATGCCCCGCGCCCCCCGGGCCGGGTCGTCGAGGGGCGCGGCGGATGCGGGGCTCCCCGCCGGGGCCTGCGCCAGGACGAGGGTCACCGTGGAAGCGGCGAGTGTGCGGGCCCGTATCAGGCGTCGCCGAGAAGCTGTGGCTGTGTCGCAGTGCTGCAAAGGACGGTCTCCGTGAACGGTGAGGAGTGGCGGCGTCGACAGGTAGTGGCCGTGCGCCGGATGGTGTCGTCATTCCGGAAGATTGCTGGACGAGGTCCGGGGTTGCTTGGCCGCGGCATAACCACCATGTTGTCCGGAACATGCTGCTTGTCAGCCCTGTCAGCCCTGTTGGTCCTACCTGCCCTGTCGGTCCTGTCGCGCTCAGGCGTGGCGCCTGATGGTCCTCCGGATCCAGTCGGCGTAGGCCGGCACGTCGGTGTAGAGGCCCGGTCCGGCCGAGCACGCGACCCCCGGCACGCCGGGGCCCGAGGTGGCTCCGATGAGCTCCCACCGTCCCTGCCTGTCCTTCTGGAGTTGCGGCCCGCCGGAGTCCCCGAAACACGCCATGGCCTCGGGCACGCGGCTGACCGTGCACAGCCGGGTCCGGCCCGCATAGCCGGGGGCGCACTCGGCCTCGGTACCCCTGCGCGTCTCGAGCTCCTGCAATCGCTCCGCGAACTTCAGTCCGGTGTCGACGGTGGTTCCGAATCCCAGGATCCGTGTCGGGGTGCCAGGCTGCCCGACCCGCTTTGCGATCCGGACGGGCTTCTCGGCGACCGGGCGATCCAGGAGGACCAGCGCGATGTCGTCCTGGTTGGCAGCCTGTCCTTCACCGTTCACATAGCCCGGATGAACGACGGTACGCTCGATGGCCCGGACGGTCCCCCCGGACTTCCGCTCCTTGCTGCCGATCCGGACGATGCCCTCCAGCTCGAGGCCGGCGCCCTGCACGCAGTGAGCCGCGGTCAGCACCCACTGAGGATCGATCAGCGACGCCCCGCAGTTACCGTCGTGCACCCCCTGCTCCGGAGCCGATTCCGGGATCATCGCCATGAACGGGTAACGCTCCGTGGAATCGGTCCCGTTGACGATCGCTCCGGCGCTGTCGGTCATCAGGGTGGTGCACATGGTGACGGCGAGAGCGCCGACGGCAGTGGAGCGCGCCGCGCGGCGGCCGACGGATCGCAAGCTGAACATAAGGGACCTTCCCGTAGGGGTTCGGGTGTGTCCGTCCACCCTGCTCGGTTCAAGATCCACCGACCATCCGGTTAGCGGCCCGAGCTCAGTGGGGGTATCCCCCTCGCGTTCCTCAGCCGGGCGTCGGGGGTTAACCCCCGACCCGTACCAGGGGTGACCTCTGGAGGAAGCCGGTGGACCACCCCAGCGCGGTCCGCCCCTCAGCGCACGAAGATCACTTCATCGGCGCAGAAAGCCGCCGCACGCAAGGAGCGATCAGCATGTACGGGTACAGGAAGAGGACCGGCCGGCGAGGAGTGCTCGCGCTCACGGGAGTGGTCGCCGCCACGACGCTGGCCACCGCGGTGGCTTCCGCGGCACCGGTCGTACAAGCGGTCCCGACCGCACCCGACGCATCAGCCGTCTCGACCGACCCACTCGCCGCATCAGCCGTCCCGGCCGACCTTGTGGCAGCAGGCCAAGACGCGGCCGTCGTACGGTCCCTGGAACGGGTCGCACACCCGCTGCGCGCCACGGACCCCGGCGGTCGGACCGCAGACCTCCGGGCGCTGAGCAGTATGGTCGGGGACGCGAAGGTGGTGGGGCTGGGCGAGGCCACGCACGGTTCGCACGAGTTCTTCGCCATGAAGGAACGCACTTTCCGGCACCTCGTCGAGGAGCGCGGCTTCACCACCTTCGCCCTGGAGATGAGCTGGTCGGCAGGGCTCAGGATCGACGAGTACCTCCAGGGCGGTCCCGGCGACCCGCGGCAGATCGCGGAGGCGACGCTGGCCGGATCCCCCTGGGAGCGCGAGGAGTTCGTCAGCCTGATCGGCTGGATGCGCGAGCACAACCGCCGCCATCCCGACCACCGGGTCCACTTCATGGGGGACGACCTCGGAGCGCCGAAGCTCGGCGACCCCATCTTCGAGCGCGTGCTGTCGTCCGTCCGCCAGACCCGGCCGGAGGCGCTGCCCCGGCTCACCGAGCTGTACACCGCGTTGCGTCCCTTCGAGGACATGTTCGCCTACCTGCGCAAGCCGGTCACCGAACGTCAGGGGAACGCCGCACGCGCCCAAGAGGCACTCGACCTGGTCGCCGACCACCAGGAGGACGGCGGCGACGACTACGCGTGGACCGTGCAGCACGCCCGGAACATCGCGCAGACATTCGCCTTCGCCACCGTCGACCTCGCCGACCCGGCCTCGGTCACCGCCGCCGAGCGCCTGCGCGACCAGGCCATGGCCGACAACGTGCTGTGGTGGCATCGCCACACCGGCCACAGGATGCTGCTGTCGGCGCACAACGGCCACATCGGATACCTCTCCACCCATCCGGACACCTACCCGCGGACCCAGGGCGCGGTGCTGCGCGGGCGTCTGGGCCGCGACTACGTCGCGATCGGCTTCAGCTTCGCCGCCGGCTCCTTCCTCACCAAGGACACCTCCCTCGAGGGGGACTGGAATCCGCTCACCGTCCCGGCCGCGCGCGCGGGGATGAACGAGCACACCCTGGACCGGGTCCGGTACCGGGACTTCTACCTCGACCTGCGGACCGCGCCCGCCGCGGCCCGCGCCTGGCTCGACCGCGCCCGCCCGGTCTACGACGCCGGCTCGACCTTCACCCCGGACCCCCTGCCCACCCTGGCCCTCGGCCGGGCCTACGACATCCTCATCCACCTCCACCGGGTCCGCGCGGCCGACAAGCTCGCACCGCCGCCGTACGAGCCGGCCGGCTGACCGCCCCGGACTCGAACCCCGGCGGCTTCCCCGCCCGAGGCGGCTCACCTCCGGCCCTGGAAGCATCCCGCGGGCGTACAGGGCCTGCCCGTCCGGTGGCCGGCAGCCGAGTTTCGCCACCACGGCCGAGTACGTGGATCCCGGGAAGGCGCCGGCCGGGGGTGCCTCTATGTGTGGCCAAGTGTGTGGTCAAGGTCGAGGACCAGTAGGTTCGTGTGGTCGAGGGCGGGGCCGAGTCGTAGGGGGTGTGCATGAGTGATGACCAGGTCACGATCAAGCTCACGAGTGACGAGGCGCTGGTGCTGTCGCACTGGCTGGAGAAGCTGCAGATGACGGACCTCAGCCGGGTTGTCGACGATCCGGCGGTCTGGGCGCCGATCCATCGGATCGCCGGGACGCTCGACAAGACGCTTCCCGACCTGTTCGCGCCTGACTATGACCAGCGGCTTGAGGCCGCGCGTCAGCGGCTTCGGCCGGAGGACTGACCGAGCGGTCTGAACTGCTCCCCTTGGCCGTGGTGGGTTGGGGTTCGTGGAAGGTTTCGTCGCGGAGTATCGCGAAGAGGACGTCAGCCCGGCGTCGGGCGAGGCAGAGCAGGGCGGCTGCCTCGGTGCCCGGGATGGTGACGATCTGTTCGTCCGGGGCGGCGTCGGTCGGCCTTGCGTATCTGGGCCGGGGGTCCGAACCGCTCCAGCAGGGCCAGGACCGGCGGGTGCTGCAACCACGGCCCCAGGATCCCTCCAGCGAGGAATGGATCTGCGCCGGCAGACCGTGAAGCCGGTTGGCGGCGCAGATGATGGTTGCGAGCTGCTCCCACGGCCGTCAGGTCGGTCGGGCCACGGCCTGGCCCGCCACCCGGCCAGAACGCGAAACGGTTCGCCGGCGGAGTCGGCGAACCGTTTCGAGACTTCGAGGCTAGCTCAGCGTCTTCACCGCAGCCGCGTCGTACGGCTTGAGCTCGTCGGTCCGCCCCGCCAGGACCTTCGCCGCCCACTCCGGGTCCTGGAGCAGCGCGCGGCCGACGGCGACCATGTCGAACTCGTCGCGCTCCAGACGGTCGAGGAGGTCGTCGATGCCCTGAACCGGAGCGCCCTCGCCCGCGAAGGCGTGGATGAAGTCACCGTCGAGGCCGACCGAGCCGACGGTGATGGTGGGCTTGCCGGTGAGCTTCTTGGTCCAGCCTGCCAGGTTCAGGTCCGAGCCTTCGAACTCGGATATCCAGTGGCGGCGGGTGGAAGCGTGGAATACGTCGACGCCGGCCGCTGCGAGCGGGGTCAGGATCGCCTCCAGCTCCTCCGGGGTCTCGGCGAGCCGCGCGTCGTAGGCGTCCTGCTTCCACTGCGAGAAGCGGAAGATCACCGGGAAGTCGGGCGAGACGGTCTCGCGGACCGCGGCCACGATCTCGGCCGCGAACTTCGTACGGGCCACGGCGTCGCCGCCGTACGCGTCGGTACGGCGGTTCGTCCCCGCCCACAGGAACTGGTCGATGAGGTAGCCGTGGGCGCCGTGCAGTTCGACGCCGTCGAAGCCGATGCGCTCGGCGGCCGCGGCGGCCTCGGCGAAGGCGCCGATGACGTCGTCCAGGTCCTTCTGGGTCATGGCCTTGCCAGTGCCCTCGGTGCCGTCGGGGCGGATGCCGGAGGGGCCCATGGCCGGGGCGTCGGCGTAGGGTGCCTGACCCTGCTTGCGCACCATGCCGATGTGCCACAGCTGCGGCACGATCGTGCCGCCCGCCGTGTGCACGGCCTCCGCGACCTTCGCCCATCCCGCCAGCTGCTCCTCGCCGTGGAACCGCGGCACACGGTCGCTCTGCCCCGCCGACTCGTGGCCGACGTAGGTCCCCTCGGTGACGATCAGGCCCACGCCGGCGGCGGCGCGGCGGGCGTAGTACGACCGCACGTCCTCGCCGGGGACTCCGCCGGGGGAGAACATGCGCGTCATGGGCGCCATCGCGATGCGGTTCGGGACGGTCAGGCCGTTCAGCGTGACGGGCCGGGACAGGATCTCGGCCGCGCGGGAGGTGGGGGACGCGGTGACGGTCACAGAGACGCTCCTCATGGCTACTACTTGACAACCTTGATGCTTGAGAACTTCATGCAATGGGGAGACGGTAGAGGTAGATGCTTGAGATGGTCAAGTACTTCCGGGTAGAGTGGCCCTCATGACAGAAGGCCCCCGCGTCGACACGGCCCGGCTCATGGAGCTGCTCTCCGTGTCGCTCGGCGTCTACTACGGCGATTTCACCGTCGCGGCGGCGAGTGAGAACCTCACGGCGAGCCAGGGCAAGGCCCTGACCGTGCTGCGCCGGGGACCCGCCGCGATGCGCGCCCTGGCCGAGACCATGGCCTGCGACGCCTCCAACATGACCGGGATCATCGACCGGCTGGAGCAGCGCGGCCTGGTGCGCCGCGAGGCCGACGCCTCCGACCGGCGCGTCAAGAACGTCATCCTCACAGCCGAGGGCGAGCGCGTCACCGACGCGATCCGCGCGAAGATGCGCACCACGCGGGAAGGCCTGGACAGGCTCGACGACCAGGACCGGGACTGCCTGTACACCCTGCTGGAACGGGTCTTCGTCTTCCGGCCCGCCACCTGACCCCGCCACCCTGCGTTTCCTCGACGACGCCTCCGAAGCCCTGTTCGCGGCCACGTCCCCGCCTGCGCGGGGGCGGGCCCTTCACGCCCACAGCCATCCCCGAGAGGGTCGGCTGCTCCCCGCCCCTGCGGGGGCGTCGCGGCTGCCGTTTCGAGCCGTGCCTCCTGTTCTGATGGACGCGTGGGTCCTCATGGGTTCCTACTGCGATGCGAGTGGGGGCAGTGGTTCGCTGGTGGCGTGCCAGGCGGGCGGGAGTGCGGTGGTGCCCGTGCGAGCGGCGATGACCCCGCCCGCGATGGCGCAGGTGGTGTCGATGTCGCCGCGCCCGGCGACGGTGGTCCACAGGCCTTCGTGGAGGTCGTCGAGGTGTCCTGCCGCGCACCACAGGGCGTAGGGGGCGGTGTCGGGTCCGGACATCCGGTAGCCGGATCCCAGGACGTTCGCCGCGTGCTGGACCGAGGTGTGTGCCGGCATCCGGGCCGCGATCCGCAGTCCCGATCGGACGTCGCTGTCGGGGAGCCGTGCGGCGACGGCGTGGAGGAAGTCCGGGCGTGCCGGCGCGGGCCCGCCGCGGCTGCGGGTTGCCAGCGCCGCGGCGAGGGCTACGGCCACCGCCGCGGCGACCGCTTCCGGGTGGTGATGCGACACCGCGCTCTGGCGGGCGGCCTGCTCGGTGACGGCGTCGAGGTCGGCGGAGTGCCAGGCGCCGAGCGGGGCGACGCGCATGGCCGCGCCGTTGCCCCAGGAGCCTTGGCCGCCGAACTGTCCGGCGACCACCTCCTGCCAGGGCTCGCCCGCGCCGAGCCGGCGGAGCACGTCGTGCATGGAGGCTCCGTAGCCGCGGTGCGTGTCGTCGGCGTAGGCCTCGGCGAGTCGCCGGGCGAGGCGGTCCTGGTCGACGTCACCGCTGCCCTGGATGAGTTCCCGGACGAGGACGACTGCCTGGGCGGTGTCGTCGCTCCAACGCCACAGTGGCCCTGGGGGCAGGGTCCGTGCTTCCAGGGCTGTGGTGCCTTCACGGCGCAGGATGCCGAACCAGCAGTCGCCGAAGGCATCGCCGAAGGCGAGCCCGGACAGCGAGTCCAGGGCAGCGGTCGGAGGATTGATCATCGGATCAGTATCACAAGGCAACTGCGTCCCCGGCACTCCGATTTCGGCACGGCATGGACGTGCTCCGCGTCCGGCAAGGAGGGGCCCGTCAGTAGGTACCCCACCGTCGCCGACGACTGGAGCGACTGGACTGTGGCCTTGCCTCTTGACCGGGAGTGTCACTACCTGGGCGTGGTGAGTGGTGTCGTCGTGCTGTGCGCCCTCGACACGGAGACGCACGGTGCCTGTGCCGGCGGCGACCCCGGCTCGTACCCCGGCCCGGGGCCGGGCCGCACATATGTCGAGCTGGTCGGCGGTCCGATGGGGGGGGCGACCTGTTCTTCTTCTACGAACTTGGAGGGCTTCCGTTGATCGAGGACTTGTCGAGGTCTCGGCTGTCGGTCGTCGGTCAACGCGATCGTCGAGGCCGCCGGAAGACCGTTCGCGCTCGTCCCCGGCGGACAACGTCCTGCTTGGCTTCGACTCCGAATCCTGGACACCGGCCGACGAAGAGATTCTGTCCTGTCTCGGGAGCCATCGAGCGTCGACCCCGTTCCCCGAGTACGCCGACACGGAAGACCCACGGGGGCGTGGCTCACGGCCCCTACCGCCTACGACACGATCACCGACGAGCCGGTACGGACCGGACGGCCTCTGCCCACCCCCGATGAATGGGAGCACGCCTACGCGTTCGGCGCACGGGGCCTGTTCCCCTGGGGTGACCGCATGCCGACCCGGTGGCTCGAACACGAAGTCATCCTTGTCATGCCGACGGCGTCCGGCGTCCCCCAGACGGCGCCGATGCTGCCGGGACTCCACATGGCGCAGGACTCCTACAAGGGGGCTGACCACCGGCCGCCGTGAGGTTCGCGGTGCCGATGGTGGCGGTGCCGAGTGCGGCGGCGAACCCTGGTTCAGCACGTGGTTGATTCGGGCGGGCTCCTATCGCGACCCCGGACAGGGCGACTTCGTCGCGCGGCGCCCGCACACCCACGGCACCCTCGTCAGGCATGTCATCCCGCTGGATGGACGGCGGTGGAAGGCCCATGACCGCTGGTCGTCCCGTACGGCGAGCGCGAGGCCCAGACGCACTGCTTCCCGGGCCTGCGCGGACGGCTCCCTCGGATGGCTGCTCCTTTCCCCCGCCTGGACTCGCTCGCTGCGCCGCTTTGCGGTCGCCGCCCTACGCTCGAGACATGCGACGCCGCCAGATGCACATGTCCAGCGAGGCCCAGGACGCCCTGCTCAAGGCACTGCAGCAGCTCCGGGCAGAGCTGAAAGCCCCTACGGAATTTCCCGCCCACGTGCTCGAAGCGGCGGAGGACGCCAAAGCCGCGCTCCGGCTGCCCGACAAGGACGCCACCCACCTGCCGTTGTTCACGATCGACCCGCCGACCTCGAAGGACCTCGACCAGGCCATGTACCTGGAGCGGCGGCCCGGCGGCGGGTACCGCGTGCACTACGCCATCGCCGACGTGGCGGCCTTCGTCAAGCCCGGCAGCCCGCTGGACGCCGAGGCCCACGACCGGATCGAGACGCTGTACTTCCCCGACCTCAAGGTGCCCCTGTACCCGCCCTCGATCTCCGAGGGACCCGCCAGCCTGCTCCCGGGCCAGGTCGTCCCCGCCCTGCTGTGGCAGCACGACCTCGACGCCGACGGCAACGTGACCGACTCGACCGTGAGCCGAGCCAAGGTCTGCAGCCAGGCCAAGCTCAACTACGCGGGGGTCCAACATGACATCGAGGCCGGTACTGCCGAGGAGTCCGTCGCCCTGCTGCGCGAGATCGGCAAGCTGAGGGAAGCTGTCGAGGCCGCGCGCGGCGGGGTCTCGGTGAACCTGCCGGACCAGGAGGTCACCCTGGAGGACGGATCGTTCCGGCTGAGCTACGTGGCGACACTGCCCGTGGAGGGCTGGAACGAGCAGATCTCCCTCATGACCGGAATGGCCGCCGCCCGGATCATGCTGGACAGCGGCACCGGGATCCTGCGCACCCAGAAGGAGCAGGACGACCAGGACGTCATCCGGCGCGTGCACGACACCGCAAAGCTGCTGGGCATCGACTGGAAGCCCGGCGTCTTGTACGCCGCGCTGGTCAACTCCCTCGATCCGGGCGACCAGAAGCACATGGCGTTCCTCAGCGAGGCAACCGCCATGTTGCTCAAGGCGGAGTACACCACCTTCCGCGATCACCACATCCCGAAGTACACGCGCCACGCGGCGATCGCGGCCCCGTACACCTACTGCACGGCCCCGCTGCGGCGCCTGATCGACCGGTACGCCGGTGAGCTGTGCGTGGCCGCGTGCGCCGACCAGGCACCGCCGACCTGGGTGCTCGACGCCCTGTACTGCCTGCCGTGCGACATGGCGCGGGGGAAGGGGAAGGTGGCGGACCGGCGCGTGGTGGACCTGGCGGAGGCCGCCCTGCTCAAGGACCGGGTGGGCGAGGTTTTCAGCGGCACGGTCATCAACACCGACGCGGAGGACGGCAACCCGAAGGTGGGCACGGTGCACCTGGCGGAACCCGCCGTGATGGGCAAGATCACGTCTGGTGCCAAGCTCGGCCTGGGCACGAGCGTCCAGGCCAAACTCACGCGGGCAGACCCCCTCTTCTCCGGCAATCACAAGATCCTCTTCAACACGGTGTAGCGGCCCGTCGCCTCTGGCGGGCCGGGGCCGCCCGCGCCACTCGCACCGACGCGAGGCGGGCCGCGCGGGCCGTCGGCGTGGGAGCCGGATCCGGTCGCCTCGCCGGTGCCGCCCGCTGGGGCGGGAACACCGCTCAGCCCCTTCTCGAAGTGGACTGGACAGCCCCGGCGAACTCTCGTCCGCCGAGTGGCTCCGTACGCGAGAGGGAACAGCAGCCGTTCGCCACTTCGGGGGGCGGTCTCTGGGGCGCAGCGTTTGAATTGTTCACGGGCTGCGGCAGCACCGGTTGCCGGTCCTCACTGACGGTACGCGGCTGTCGCGATCTCGATGAAGGATCGAATCAACGGGTTGGTGTCACCCTCGTTCCACACCGCCACCACTCGGCTCGGCGGCATGTCGGTCAGCGGGACCATGGCCAGCTCCGCGGGCAGGTCGTGTCCGAGCGGGGCCAGGCCGACCGTCCCGTTCCACAGCACGGCCTGCAGGCATTCCTGGACGGCGCGCACCACCGGGCCCTCGCGCGGCCTGCCACCGTTCCAGTACCACTGCCAGATGGGGTCGGTGCCCGGGGGGAACTGGAACCAGCGACGGTCGCTCAGCTCGGCCAGTCGCAGCCCGTCGCGGCGGGCCAGCGGATCGTCGGCGCGCAGGACCACGCCGACCGGATCGGTCCGCAGTGCGCGCACCGTCAGGGCGGTCTCGTCGAACGGCGCCCGAGTCAGCGCGACGTCGACCAGTCCGGCGCGCAGCCCGCAGGTCGGGTCGGTCAGATCGGTGTCGCGGATGCGGATGTCGATGCCGGGGCGGCTCCGGCGGTAGGCGGCGGCCAGCCTGGCCACTCCCGGGTCGGTGCCGTCGCCCAGGATCCCGATGGTGAGGGTCGCGACGCCGGCCGCCGTGCTCATGCGCACCCGGACGCGGTCGGCATGGTCGAGCAGGGCCCGCGCCTCGTCGAGCAGCACCGAGCCCACCGGAGTGAGGATGACCCCCCTGGGCGAGCGGGCGAACAGCAGGGCCCCGACATCGGCCTCCAACTGCTTGATCGCCCGACTCAGCGGAGGCTGGCTCATGTGCAGTCGGGTGGCGGCCCGGCCGAAGTGGAGTTCCTCGGCGACCGCCACGAAGTAGCGCAAGGTCCGTAGCTCCACGCTGCAACCATACCCACGAGGTATCGGCGCCGCGGGATGGGTCTTGGACACCGGCAGGGCCCCGGCGGTGCACTGGTGAGCATGACCGAAGAAGCGAAGACCAGCGAGCCGCAGACCACCCCCGTCGTATCGGTGGTGGGTCCCGGCGATGGCGAGACGATCGTTCTGGGCACCACCCACATGCGCGTACTGGAGGACGGCAGCCACACCGGGCACCGCCTCGCGATCGCCGAGTCCGTCCTCGCCCC contains these protein-coding regions:
- a CDS encoding trypsin-like serine protease, whose translation is MFSLRSVGRRAARSTAVGALAVTMCTTLMTDSAGAIVNGTDSTERYPFMAMIPESAPEQGVHDGNCGASLIDPQWVLTAAHCVQGAGLELEGIVRIGSKERKSGGTVRAIERTVVHPGYVNGEGQAANQDDIALVLLDRPVAEKPVRIAKRVGQPGTPTRILGFGTTVDTGLKFAERLQELETRRGTEAECAPGYAGRTRLCTVSRVPEAMACFGDSGGPQLQKDRQGRWELIGATSGPGVPGVACSAGPGLYTDVPAYADWIRRTIRRHA
- a CDS encoding erythromycin esterase family protein, producing MYGYRKRTGRRGVLALTGVVAATTLATAVASAAPVVQAVPTAPDASAVSTDPLAASAVPADLVAAGQDAAVVRSLERVAHPLRATDPGGRTADLRALSSMVGDAKVVGLGEATHGSHEFFAMKERTFRHLVEERGFTTFALEMSWSAGLRIDEYLQGGPGDPRQIAEATLAGSPWEREEFVSLIGWMREHNRRHPDHRVHFMGDDLGAPKLGDPIFERVLSSVRQTRPEALPRLTELYTALRPFEDMFAYLRKPVTERQGNAARAQEALDLVADHQEDGGDDYAWTVQHARNIAQTFAFATVDLADPASVTAAERLRDQAMADNVLWWHRHTGHRMLLSAHNGHIGYLSTHPDTYPRTQGAVLRGRLGRDYVAIGFSFAAGSFLTKDTSLEGDWNPLTVPAARAGMNEHTLDRVRYRDFYLDLRTAPAAARAWLDRARPVYDAGSTFTPDPLPTLALGRAYDILIHLHRVRAADKLAPPPYEPAG
- a CDS encoding NADH:flavin oxidoreductase, with the translated sequence MTVTASPTSRAAEILSRPVTLNGLTVPNRIAMAPMTRMFSPGGVPGEDVRSYYARRAAAGVGLIVTEGTYVGHESAGQSDRVPRFHGEEQLAGWAKVAEAVHTAGGTIVPQLWHIGMVRKQGQAPYADAPAMGPSGIRPDGTEGTGKAMTQKDLDDVIGAFAEAAAAAERIGFDGVELHGAHGYLIDQFLWAGTNRRTDAYGGDAVARTKFAAEIVAAVRETVSPDFPVIFRFSQWKQDAYDARLAETPEELEAILTPLAAAGVDVFHASTRRHWISEFEGSDLNLAGWTKKLTGKPTITVGSVGLDGDFIHAFAGEGAPVQGIDDLLDRLERDEFDMVAVGRALLQDPEWAAKVLAGRTDELKPYDAAAVKTLS
- a CDS encoding MarR family winged helix-turn-helix transcriptional regulator gives rise to the protein MTEGPRVDTARLMELLSVSLGVYYGDFTVAAASENLTASQGKALTVLRRGPAAMRALAETMACDASNMTGIIDRLEQRGLVRREADASDRRVKNVILTAEGERVTDAIRAKMRTTREGLDRLDDQDRDCLYTLLERVFVFRPAT
- a CDS encoding ADP-ribosylglycohydrolase family protein; this translates as MINPPTAALDSLSGLAFGDAFGDCWFGILRREGTTALEARTLPPGPLWRWSDDTAQAVVLVRELIQGSGDVDQDRLARRLAEAYADDTHRGYGASMHDVLRRLGAGEPWQEVVAGQFGGQGSWGNGAAMRVAPLGAWHSADLDAVTEQAARQSAVSHHHPEAVAAAVAVALAAALATRSRGGPAPARPDFLHAVAARLPDSDVRSGLRIAARMPAHTSVQHAANVLGSGYRMSGPDTAPYALWCAAGHLDDLHEGLWTTVAGRGDIDTTCAIAGGVIAARTGTTALPPAWHATSEPLPPLASQ
- a CDS encoding RNB domain-containing ribonuclease, with protein sequence MRRRQMHMSSEAQDALLKALQQLRAELKAPTEFPAHVLEAAEDAKAALRLPDKDATHLPLFTIDPPTSKDLDQAMYLERRPGGGYRVHYAIADVAAFVKPGSPLDAEAHDRIETLYFPDLKVPLYPPSISEGPASLLPGQVVPALLWQHDLDADGNVTDSTVSRAKVCSQAKLNYAGVQHDIEAGTAEESVALLREIGKLREAVEAARGGVSVNLPDQEVTLEDGSFRLSYVATLPVEGWNEQISLMTGMAAARIMLDSGTGILRTQKEQDDQDVIRRVHDTAKLLGIDWKPGVLYAALVNSLDPGDQKHMAFLSEATAMLLKAEYTTFRDHHIPKYTRHAAIAAPYTYCTAPLRRLIDRYAGELCVAACADQAPPTWVLDALYCLPCDMARGKGKVADRRVVDLAEAALLKDRVGEVFSGTVINTDAEDGNPKVGTVHLAEPAVMGKITSGAKLGLGTSVQAKLTRADPLFSGNHKILFNTV
- a CDS encoding LysR family transcriptional regulator, whose amino-acid sequence is MELRTLRYFVAVAEELHFGRAATRLHMSQPPLSRAIKQLEADVGALLFARSPRGVILTPVGSVLLDEARALLDHADRVRVRMSTAAGVATLTIGILGDGTDPGVARLAAAYRRSRPGIDIRIRDTDLTDPTCGLRAGLVDVALTRAPFDETALTVRALRTDPVGVVLRADDPLARRDGLRLAELSDRRWFQFPPGTDPIWQWYWNGGRPREGPVVRAVQECLQAVLWNGTVGLAPLGHDLPAELAMVPLTDMPPSRVVAVWNEGDTNPLIRSFIEIATAAYRQ